A portion of the Bactrocera neohumeralis isolate Rockhampton chromosome 2, APGP_CSIRO_Bneo_wtdbg2-racon-allhic-juicebox.fasta_v2, whole genome shotgun sequence genome contains these proteins:
- the LOC126761939 gene encoding uncharacterized protein LOC126761939, giving the protein MFWNGQASINDDDVDDNDVYNDDDNDHNHDNDDDDNDENYDDNYDHDNDDAENVDNEHDYNYDDDDHDDNDLENDDNVLNNDNDDDNDNDHNHDNDDDNEHDDNYDDNNDHDYNYDDDDDDDDDNDVYNHDDNDDNERDDYNDDCNEHDVNNDDV; this is encoded by the exons ATGTTTTGGAATGGACAGG CTAGCATTAATGATGATGATGTTGATGATAATGATGTTTATAATGATGATGATAATGATCATAATcatgataatgatgatgatgataatgatGAAAATTATGATGATAATTATGATCATGATAATGATGATGCTGAGAATGTTGATAATGAACATGATTATAACTATGATGATGATGATCATGATGATAATGATCTTGAAAATGATgataatgttttaaataatgataatgatgatgataatgataatgatcaTAATcatgataatgatgatgataaTGAACATGATGATAATTATGATGATAATAATGATCATGATTATAActatgatgatgatgatgatgatgatgatgataatgatGTTTATAATCATGATGATAATGATGATAATGAACGTGATGATTATAATGATGATTGTAATGAACATGATGTTAATAATGACGATGTTTAA